In the genome of Notamacropus eugenii isolate mMacEug1 chromosome 5, mMacEug1.pri_v2, whole genome shotgun sequence, one region contains:
- the DTX3L gene encoding E3 ubiquitin-protein ligase DTX3L, with product MATGGFAHSPTFPVLVFVSEPCPGLEKKLQKYFQSPRKSGGGECTITAGPTEDTFLVEFLEREAKDRVIAKSNHMVEVCAGSYVNVFVETNETSGENTLEISQLSSQTHSLPKGFIDEKQPEEGGASASSDSFIPKIFLRVEAYLNVKLVEEQREKIINLCPNLKIEKGHDGIEKMIGDYQDIEKIYQFLREKNLGNVQKEDFPHSTSSREITKIVPDDWDSPILPLDPKHRIEESDFLSVPSHLYDYFKHLFPVTLEKIEKEHKVHIKSTLSFHPGSVCLYFETNKPSDRKAAQEAFTKAFQRETQNVTSQEVRFTDSTVALQVQSTLADRFKNLHMKAEGKVLMLQGEPKDILEATRFIDASFSYKQPVKIMVSQNMMRNGIEVNTAHLRLLRQEIIEIEKKYDTTAKTENRPQPEKTLLVFTPKDKDLDLSAHAYEYFIDVCQMISAQIVKEVVILKPLDQGRKHWSEKTFFEDFETKYPLVNFEWNEQESTLTGLPKYLTEAMKYIKRYFSIESPAQQRSALSLRENWNEGSKSPLDKNGNDFKVAFPLSNGLSSYGNLKREKKEEEEEKCVICMEIIHQKKVLSKCKHAFCGPCITEAMKHKQVCPVCQTSYGLMKGNQPEGKMWVFYLAFPLPGYTSCDTIQILYEMKGGIQTEDHPNPGKFYAGTSRMAYLPDNKEGRQVLNLLKRAFDQRLIFTIGQSRTTGNENVITWNDIHHKTQIYGGPSNFGYPDPDYLKRVKMELKAKGIE from the exons ATGGCCACTGGCGGCTTTGCCCACAGCCCGACCTTCCCGGTCCTGGTCTTCGTCTCGGAGCCCTGCCCTGGACTGGAGAAGAAGCTGCAAAAGTATTTCCAGAGCCCGAGGAAGTCCGGGGGAGGCGAGTGCACGATCACAGCCGGCCCCACCGAAGACACTTTCTTGGTAGAGTTTTTGGAAAGAGAAG CCAAGGACAGAGTGATAGCAAAGAGCAATCATATGGTGGAGGTCTGTGCTGGATCATACGTGAATGTCTTCGTAGAAACAAATGAAACCTCAGGAGAGAACACTTTGGAGATAAGCCAGCTTTCCTCCCAGACTCACTCACTCCCAAAGGGATTTATAGATGAGAAGCAGCCAGAAGAAGGAGGTGCTTCTGCCTCCTCCGATTCCTTCATTCCAAAG ATATTTCTCCGTGTGGAGGCCTACCTGAATGTCAAACTTGTCGAAGAGCAAAGGGAGAAAATTATTAACCTTTGCCCAAATCTCAAAATAGAGAAAGGACATGATGGAATAGAGAAAATGATTGGTGATTACCaagatattgaaaaaatatatcaGTTTTTAAGAGAGAAGAACCTGGGAAATGTCCAGAAAGAAGATTTTCCCCACTCAACCTCATcaagagaaatcacaaaaattGTGCCAGATGACTGGGACAGTCCTATTCTTCCCTTAGACCCTAAACACAGAATAGAAGAGTCAGACTTTCTCTCAGTTCCTTCACATTTGTAtgattattttaaacatttatttcctgtaactctggagaaaatagaaaaagagcatAAAGTACATATCAAAAGTACTTTGTCATTTCATCCTGGCAGTGTCTGTTTATATTTTGAGACAAATAAGCCCAGCGACAGAAAAGCAGCTCAAGAAGCTTTTACCAAAGCATTTCAGAGGGAAACACAGAATGTGACTTCTCAGGAAGTTCGTTTCACAGATAGTACGGTGGCACTTCAAGTCCAAAGTACACTGGCTGACAGGTTTAAAAATCTCCATATGAAAGCTGAAGGAAAAGTGTTAATGCTCCAGGGAGAACCAAAGGATATTTTAGAAGCTACACGTTTCATTGATGCAAGCTTCTCCTACAAGCAACCTGTGAAAATAATGGTTTCCCAAAACATGATGAGGAATGGAATTGAGGTCAATACTGCTCATTTACGTCTTCTGCgccaagaaatcatagaaatagagaaaaaatatgacACTACAGCAAAAACGGAAAACAGACCCCAACCTGAGAAAACGCTCCTTGTATTTACACCAAAAGACAAAGACCTAGACCTTTCTGCACATGCTTATGAATATTTCATTGATGTCTGTCAGATGATCTCAGCTCAGATTGTTAAGGAGGTAGTTATTCTAAAACCATTAGACCAAGGGAGAAAGCATTGGTCTGAAAAGACATTCTTTGAAGATTTTGAAACAAAGTACCCCCTTGTAAACTTTGAGTGGAATGAACAAGAATCAACATTGACTGGTTTGCCCAAGTACCTTACAGAAGCAATGAAATACATTAAAAGATATTTTAGTATTGAAAGTCCTGCTCAGCAAAGATCTGCTCTTTCCCTTAGAGAGAACTGGAATGAAGGCTCCAAGTCCCCTTTAGACAAAAATGGTAATGATTTCAAGGTGGCTTTTCCTCTTTCCAATGGATTATCTAGCTATGGAaacttaaaaagagagaagaaggaggaagaggaggagaagtgtGTCATCTGTATGGAAATTATTCACCAAAAAAAAGTCCTCTCAAAGTGCAAGCATGCGTTCTGTGGCCCTTGTATCACAGAGGCCATGAAACATAAGCAAGTGTGCCCTGTATGCCAGACTTCCTATGGTCTCATGAAAGGGAATCAGCCAGAAGGAAAAATGTGGGTCTTTTACTTGGCTTTTCCACTTCCTGGTTATACATCATGTGACACTATTCAGATTCTTTATGAAATGAAAGGAGGCATCCAAACG GAAGATCATCCTAACCCAGGAAAATTCTATGCAGGAACAAGCCGGATGGCATACTTGCCAGATAATAAAGAAGGACGGCAGGTTTTGAATCTCCTCAAAAGAGCTTTTGATCAAAGGTTGATTTTCACAATAGGACAGTCTCGGACAACAGGAAATGAGAATGTGATCACATGGAATGATATACACCATAAAACTCAAATATACGGTGGACCATCAAA CTTTGGTTACCCTGATCCTGACTACCTGAAACGAGTCAAGATggaactgaaggcaaaaggaattgAGTAA